One Arthrobacter sp. FW306-07-I genomic window carries:
- a CDS encoding MFS transporter codes for MQLAGSLGVWMQRLAQDWLVLQLTGSPAAVGAAVALQFLPMLVVGPLAGLVVDIFPKRRIMMVCQSIIVLLGLGLAAWAAGGTITVWVVYASCVALGITAAVDQPTRQVFVNEVVGDAALRPAIGLNNALSQLGAMAGPALGGVLIAQAGPAAAFAANALIGLVVLGLIAAVRLHELHPSAPAARGRGQVLAGFRYVRERPRLLLLILLAGLLGAFGMNGPVVLAAFAQQVWHNGVEGFGLFNTVSAVGALAGALLAARLGNMGRKGIVAAAGLFGLSQLVAALMPNLVLFIAMLAVVGMMTLLFLTSAATAVQLEAGPAIRGRVMALYLPLLLGGHACGGLLAGWLTEQFGVRAGLVATGALGMLSAAVVGLLLWWHGRRQAPV; via the coding sequence ATGCAGCTGGCCGGCAGCCTCGGCGTGTGGATGCAGCGCCTGGCCCAGGACTGGCTGGTGCTGCAGCTGACCGGAAGCCCCGCTGCGGTGGGGGCCGCCGTCGCCCTCCAATTCCTGCCCATGCTCGTGGTGGGTCCACTCGCCGGACTGGTGGTGGACATCTTTCCGAAGCGCCGGATCATGATGGTGTGCCAGTCCATCATCGTCCTGCTGGGCCTGGGGCTCGCGGCCTGGGCTGCCGGCGGCACCATCACCGTGTGGGTGGTCTACGCCAGCTGCGTTGCCCTGGGCATCACCGCCGCGGTGGACCAGCCCACCCGCCAGGTCTTCGTCAACGAGGTGGTGGGCGACGCCGCGCTGCGGCCCGCCATCGGACTCAACAACGCGCTGTCACAGCTGGGGGCGATGGCCGGGCCGGCGCTGGGTGGCGTGCTGATTGCGCAGGCAGGGCCTGCAGCGGCCTTCGCCGCCAACGCGCTGATTGGCCTGGTGGTACTGGGCCTTATTGCCGCCGTCCGGCTCCACGAACTGCACCCCAGCGCGCCGGCCGCGCGGGGGCGCGGACAGGTGCTCGCCGGGTTCCGTTACGTCAGGGAGCGGCCGCGCCTGCTGCTCCTCATCCTGCTGGCGGGGCTCCTGGGCGCGTTTGGCATGAACGGACCCGTTGTCCTTGCCGCGTTCGCCCAGCAGGTGTGGCACAACGGCGTGGAGGGCTTCGGCCTGTTCAACACCGTCAGCGCCGTTGGGGCCCTGGCCGGTGCGCTCCTGGCCGCCCGGCTCGGCAACATGGGCCGCAAGGGCATCGTGGCCGCGGCGGGTCTCTTCGGACTGTCGCAGCTGGTGGCCGCACTGATGCCCAACCTGGTGCTGTTCATCGCCATGCTGGCGGTGGTGGGCATGATGACGCTGCTGTTCCTGACCAGCGCCGCCACCGCCGTCCAGCTCGAAGCCGGGCCCGCCATCCGAGGCCGGGTGATGGCGCTGTACCTGCCGCTCCTGTTGGGCGGGCACGCGTGCGGCGGCCTGCTGGCCGGCTGGCTGACCGAACAGTTCGGCGTCCGGGCCGGCCTGGTGGCCACCGGTGCTTTGGGAATGCTCTCCGCGGCCGTGGTGGGACTGCTGCTGTGGTGGCACGGGCGGCGCCAGGCCCCGGTTTGA
- a CDS encoding Poxvirus protein I5, producing the protein MKVMDSTTPASRHEPIPVNRFALFSETLLAGVLVLVLSLPLVTIPAAYAAGTAHLERHLNGRDDSVRGLWGLFKDALPGSWKLGITTAAAAVVIVLNLLLAWVGQLPGRGLVLPATLILAAGAAIVLLRTASAWSDYAGSDFAAAGTTGKDTWRRALETGQALSLRDWTGSLLLAAALFCAVVFVWMLAALFVVVPGTLILAAAAVKLRSGRTKR; encoded by the coding sequence ATGAAGGTCATGGACAGCACCACACCCGCATCCAGGCACGAACCCATCCCGGTGAACCGGTTCGCCCTGTTCTCCGAAACCCTCCTGGCAGGGGTGCTGGTGCTGGTGCTGTCCCTCCCGCTCGTCACCATCCCGGCCGCCTACGCCGCCGGGACCGCCCACCTCGAACGGCACCTGAACGGCCGCGACGATTCCGTCCGCGGCCTGTGGGGCCTGTTCAAGGATGCCCTGCCGGGCAGCTGGAAACTTGGCATCACGACGGCGGCAGCCGCCGTCGTGATTGTCCTCAACCTTTTGCTCGCCTGGGTTGGGCAGCTCCCCGGCCGCGGCCTGGTCCTTCCCGCCACGCTCATCCTTGCCGCCGGCGCCGCCATCGTGCTGCTGCGCACCGCATCCGCCTGGTCCGACTACGCAGGGTCCGACTTTGCAGCCGCCGGAACCACCGGCAAGGACACTTGGCGCCGGGCCCTCGAAACCGGCCAGGCACTCTCCCTCCGTGACTGGACCGGGTCGCTGCTGCTGGCCGCCGCCCTGTTTTGTGCCGTGGTCTTCGTCTGGATGCTCGCCGCGCTTTTCGTCGTCGTCCCCGGAACCCTCATCCTGGCCGCCGCCGCAGTGAAGCTGCGCTCCGGCCGCACCAAACGCTGA
- a CDS encoding carbohydrate ABC transporter permease has protein sequence MTTMATPTQSTQDTAPAYNPKSESTGAKRAKSVVFHAAALILTAIVLYPGLWMIASSFKPNSEIGGQNTSLWSNNFSFDNFVTAMDGIGGVSTLQFFTNSLILALGAVVGTILSASVSAYAFARINFPGRSIFFGMMIATLLLPFHVVIIPQYIVFQQLGLVDTYVPLLIGKFLAADAFFVFLMVQFMRGLPTELDEAARIDGAGHARIFFSIMLPLMKPALISTSIFSFIWSWNDFLGPLLYLNTPDKYPLPLALRLFVDQTQSSDYGAMIAMSVLALLPVLIFFLIFQRYIVEGVSTQGLKG, from the coding sequence ATGACAACCATGGCAACTCCCACCCAGTCCACTCAGGACACCGCCCCGGCCTACAACCCGAAGTCAGAGTCCACCGGGGCCAAACGGGCCAAGAGCGTGGTCTTCCACGCCGCGGCCCTCATCCTCACGGCCATCGTGCTGTACCCGGGCCTTTGGATGATCGCGTCGTCCTTCAAGCCGAACTCCGAAATCGGCGGCCAGAACACGTCGCTGTGGTCCAACAATTTCAGCTTCGACAACTTCGTCACCGCCATGGACGGGATCGGCGGGGTGTCCACCCTGCAGTTCTTCACCAACTCGCTGATCCTGGCCCTCGGTGCCGTGGTGGGGACCATCCTGTCCGCGTCCGTTTCGGCCTACGCGTTCGCCCGGATCAACTTCCCCGGCCGCAGCATCTTCTTCGGCATGATGATCGCCACCCTGCTGCTGCCCTTCCATGTGGTGATCATCCCGCAGTACATCGTGTTCCAGCAGCTGGGCCTGGTGGACACGTACGTGCCGCTGCTGATCGGCAAGTTCCTGGCTGCGGACGCGTTCTTCGTCTTCCTCATGGTCCAGTTCATGCGCGGCCTGCCCACGGAGCTGGACGAAGCGGCCCGGATCGACGGCGCCGGGCACGCCCGGATCTTCTTCTCCATCATGCTGCCGCTGATGAAGCCGGCCCTGATCTCCACCTCCATCTTCTCCTTCATTTGGAGCTGGAACGACTTCCTGGGCCCGCTGCTGTACCTGAACACCCCGGACAAGTACCCGCTGCCGCTGGCCCTGCGGCTCTTCGTGGACCAGACCCAGTCCTCGGACTACGGCGCGATGATCGCCATGTCCGTCCTGGCCCTGCTCCCCGTGCTGATCTTCTTCCTGATCTTCCAGCGGTACATCGTCGAAGGCGTCTCCACCCAGGGCCTCAAAGGCTAA
- a CDS encoding carbohydrate ABC transporter permease — translation MTSSPTLSRRSASSAPVQLRKSKRNGVDARAGYTFLLPWLLGFIALTVGPMISSLYLSFTNYNLFEAPKWIGLDNYTTLFQDERFLQSVGVTLSYVVFGTPLKLAAALAVAMLLNSKRRGQGFYRSAFYAPSLIGASVSIAIVWKAMFGDSGPVDQGLSFFGINLGGWVGNPAMTMPMFILLTVWQFGAPMVIFLAGLKQIPGELYEAASMDGAGPVRKFFNITWPMLSPVIFFNLLMETIHAFQVFASAYIISNGDGGPAGSTLFYTLYLYLRGFSDFRMGYASAMAWLLVVVVGIITLIFFRTSKSWVHYSGDSR, via the coding sequence GTGACTTCAAGCCCAACCCTGAGCAGGCGTTCGGCGTCGTCCGCTCCCGTGCAGCTTCGCAAGTCGAAGCGCAACGGGGTGGACGCCCGTGCCGGCTACACGTTCCTGCTGCCCTGGCTGCTGGGATTCATCGCCCTGACGGTAGGGCCGATGATCTCCTCGCTGTACCTGTCCTTCACCAACTACAACCTGTTTGAGGCGCCCAAGTGGATCGGCCTGGACAACTACACCACCCTGTTCCAGGACGAACGGTTCCTGCAGTCCGTGGGCGTGACCTTGTCCTACGTGGTCTTCGGCACCCCGCTGAAGCTCGCGGCCGCGCTGGCGGTGGCCATGCTGCTGAACAGCAAGCGCCGCGGCCAGGGCTTCTACCGCTCGGCGTTCTACGCGCCGTCGCTGATCGGCGCGTCCGTGTCCATCGCCATCGTCTGGAAGGCGATGTTCGGGGACTCCGGGCCCGTGGACCAGGGGTTGTCCTTCTTCGGAATCAACCTGGGCGGCTGGGTGGGCAACCCCGCCATGACCATGCCGATGTTCATCCTGCTGACGGTGTGGCAGTTCGGCGCCCCGATGGTGATCTTCCTGGCCGGGCTCAAGCAGATCCCCGGCGAGCTCTACGAAGCAGCGTCCATGGACGGCGCCGGCCCGGTGCGGAAGTTCTTCAACATCACCTGGCCCATGCTCTCCCCGGTGATCTTCTTCAACCTGCTGATGGAAACCATCCACGCCTTCCAGGTTTTCGCGTCGGCCTACATCATCTCCAACGGCGACGGCGGCCCCGCCGGATCCACCCTCTTCTACACCCTCTACCTGTACCTGCGCGGCTTCAGCGACTTCCGGATGGGCTACGCCTCGGCCATGGCCTGGCTGCTGGTGGTCGTGGTCGGCATCATCACGCTGATCTTCTTCCGCACGTCCAAGTCCTGGGTCCACTACAGCGGTGATTCACGATGA
- a CDS encoding ABC transporter substrate-binding protein, whose protein sequence is MINRRHFLTTVAIGTASAAALSACGNGSGSSGQTGSADKPVTINYTWWGNDDRAERTRKAIALFESKNPDIKVNGNFTDFAGYWQKRATEAAGGGLPDVMQWDLSYLRDYGQRNQLLDLSTVKIDTSGFEKSLLPSGQIKGKTYGIPTSTNAFAVYYDPAKLASLGIAEPTGKWTWSEFQAFLKEVGDKGNGTLYGSTDFTGVWWQFNIWLRQKNIQAFNSDGKLGFSKDDLKTWWNLNSKLRGTQAIVPEERVTQLKPKSPFGSNVSAAEVTWDNFMAGYLGDSGAKELKLVPVPSDDPNNLGLFLKPSMLMVASAKTKFKDAAARFIDFMVNDPEVGQIFKTSRGVPASKTQRDGTTFDGADKLVVDYEKSIEQYLKDAPEPPIVGFGTLEASFGRIASDLNYGKVTVDGAVDAWFKEAEDVIKQNA, encoded by the coding sequence GTGATCAACAGAAGGCATTTCCTCACAACCGTCGCCATTGGTACCGCATCCGCAGCAGCACTGTCGGCCTGTGGGAACGGATCCGGCTCGTCCGGCCAAACCGGTTCCGCAGACAAGCCCGTCACCATCAACTACACCTGGTGGGGCAACGACGACCGCGCCGAGCGTACCCGCAAGGCCATCGCCCTGTTCGAGTCGAAGAACCCGGACATCAAGGTCAACGGAAACTTCACCGACTTCGCCGGCTACTGGCAGAAGCGGGCCACCGAGGCCGCCGGCGGCGGGCTGCCCGACGTCATGCAGTGGGACCTGTCCTACCTGCGCGACTACGGCCAGCGCAACCAGCTCCTGGACCTCAGCACCGTCAAGATCGATACCTCCGGTTTTGAGAAGTCGCTCCTGCCCTCCGGCCAGATCAAGGGCAAGACCTACGGCATCCCCACCAGCACCAACGCCTTCGCCGTCTACTACGACCCCGCCAAGCTTGCCTCCCTGGGCATTGCCGAGCCCACCGGCAAGTGGACCTGGTCCGAATTCCAGGCATTCCTGAAGGAAGTTGGCGACAAGGGCAACGGCACCCTCTATGGGTCCACGGACTTCACCGGCGTGTGGTGGCAGTTCAACATCTGGCTCCGGCAGAAGAACATACAGGCCTTCAACAGCGACGGGAAGCTGGGTTTCAGCAAGGACGACCTGAAGACCTGGTGGAACCTCAACTCGAAGCTTCGCGGGACCCAGGCCATCGTTCCGGAAGAGAGGGTGACCCAGCTCAAGCCCAAGTCGCCGTTCGGTTCGAACGTCAGTGCTGCCGAGGTTACCTGGGACAACTTCATGGCCGGCTACCTCGGGGACAGCGGCGCAAAGGAACTCAAGCTGGTGCCCGTGCCGTCGGATGACCCCAACAACCTGGGCCTGTTCCTCAAGCCTTCCATGCTGATGGTGGCAAGCGCCAAGACCAAGTTCAAGGATGCTGCCGCGCGCTTCATCGATTTCATGGTCAACGACCCCGAGGTGGGCCAGATCTTCAAGACCTCCCGCGGCGTCCCCGCATCCAAGACCCAGCGCGACGGTACCACCTTCGACGGCGCCGACAAACTCGTGGTGGATTATGAGAAGTCCATCGAGCAGTACCTCAAGGACGCCCCGGAGCCGCCCATCGTCGGCTTCGGAACGCTGGAAGCTTCGTTCGGCCGGATCGCCTCCGACCTTAACTACGGCAAGGTCACCGTTGACGGTGCCGTCGACGCGTGGTTCAAGGAAGCCGAAGACGTCATCAAGCAGAACGCCTGA
- a CDS encoding beta-galactosidase, producing MTEQATHGPSSVWSKVEGIAFGGDYNPEQWPVSVRLEDLELMQEAGVNFLSVGIFSWALLEPAEGKYDFGWLDDVMDNLAGIGVKVALATATAAPPAWLVRKHPEILPVTADGTVLGPGSRRHYTPSSGVYRRYATGITRVLAERYKDHPALALWHVDNELGCHVSEFYGEEDAAAFRAWLERRYGSIEALNASWGTAFWSQNYGSFEEILPPAIAPTTLNPGQQLDFQRFNSWALMDYYRKLVAVLREVTPDIPCTTNLMASSATKSMDYFDWAKDLDVIANDHYLVAADPERHVELAFSADLTRGIAGGDPWILMEHSTSAVNWQPRNQPKMPGEMLRNSLAHVARGADAVMFFQWRQSFAGSEKFHSAMVPHGGRDTRVWREVVELGAALKRLEPVRGSRVQSRAAIVFDYEAWWACEIDSKPSVDVKYLDLLRAFHRALFLRGISVDMVHPSDALEGYDLVLVCTLYAVSDDHAANIAAAADAGATVLVSYFSGIVDMEDHIRLGGYPGAFRELLGVRVEEFHPLLAGSQLKLSDGTVSSIWSEDVHLAGAEALQTFTEYPLEGVPALTRRSVGSGAAWYLATFPDRHGIDALLDKLLAESLVSPAAVADPGVELVRRRSADGQSFLFAINHTRGEASVRASGTELLTGDEFSGTVPAGGVAVIAEA from the coding sequence ATGACAGAACAGGCAACGCACGGACCGTCGAGCGTTTGGAGCAAAGTCGAAGGCATCGCTTTCGGCGGTGATTACAACCCGGAGCAGTGGCCCGTCAGCGTCCGGCTGGAGGACCTGGAACTCATGCAGGAGGCCGGTGTGAACTTCCTCAGCGTGGGAATCTTCTCCTGGGCACTGCTCGAACCGGCAGAGGGCAAGTATGACTTCGGGTGGCTGGACGACGTCATGGACAACCTCGCAGGAATCGGCGTGAAGGTGGCGCTGGCCACCGCCACCGCTGCGCCCCCCGCCTGGCTGGTCCGAAAGCATCCGGAGATCCTGCCGGTCACCGCTGACGGGACCGTGCTGGGACCGGGCTCCCGGCGGCACTACACGCCGTCGTCGGGCGTTTACCGCCGCTATGCCACAGGCATCACCCGAGTCCTGGCCGAACGGTACAAGGACCACCCGGCCCTGGCGCTGTGGCATGTGGACAACGAGTTGGGCTGCCACGTCTCGGAGTTCTACGGCGAGGAGGACGCGGCAGCCTTCCGCGCCTGGCTGGAACGCCGGTACGGAAGCATTGAAGCCCTCAATGCTTCCTGGGGCACGGCATTCTGGTCCCAGAACTATGGCTCCTTCGAAGAAATCCTGCCGCCCGCCATCGCCCCAACCACGCTGAACCCGGGCCAGCAGCTGGACTTCCAGCGCTTCAACTCCTGGGCACTGATGGACTACTACCGGAAGCTGGTGGCAGTCCTGCGCGAGGTCACGCCGGACATCCCGTGCACCACCAACCTGATGGCCTCCAGCGCCACCAAGTCCATGGACTACTTCGACTGGGCCAAGGACCTGGACGTCATCGCCAACGACCACTACCTTGTCGCTGCGGACCCGGAACGGCACGTCGAATTGGCCTTCAGCGCGGACCTCACCCGGGGAATCGCGGGCGGTGACCCATGGATCCTGATGGAACATTCGACGTCGGCTGTGAACTGGCAGCCGCGCAACCAGCCCAAGATGCCCGGCGAGATGCTGCGCAATTCCCTGGCCCACGTGGCCCGCGGGGCCGACGCCGTCATGTTCTTCCAGTGGCGGCAGAGCTTTGCGGGCTCGGAGAAGTTCCACTCGGCGATGGTGCCACACGGCGGACGGGACACCCGCGTGTGGCGGGAAGTGGTGGAACTCGGCGCCGCACTGAAACGGCTGGAGCCAGTGCGGGGTTCGCGGGTCCAGTCGCGTGCGGCCATTGTCTTTGACTACGAGGCGTGGTGGGCCTGCGAAATCGATTCGAAGCCCAGCGTGGACGTCAAGTACCTGGACCTGCTGCGGGCCTTCCACCGCGCCCTGTTCCTGCGCGGCATTTCGGTCGACATGGTGCACCCCTCCGATGCCCTTGAGGGGTACGACCTGGTGCTGGTGTGCACCCTGTATGCCGTGTCCGACGACCACGCTGCCAACATCGCCGCTGCCGCGGACGCCGGCGCCACGGTCCTGGTCAGCTACTTCAGCGGAATTGTGGACATGGAGGACCACATCCGTTTGGGCGGCTACCCGGGGGCGTTCCGGGAACTCCTGGGGGTTCGGGTGGAGGAGTTCCACCCCCTGCTGGCCGGATCGCAGCTGAAGTTGAGCGACGGCACTGTTTCGTCCATCTGGAGCGAAGATGTCCACCTGGCCGGCGCCGAGGCCCTGCAGACCTTTACCGAGTACCCGCTGGAGGGTGTGCCCGCCCTGACCCGTCGGAGCGTGGGGTCCGGTGCCGCCTGGTACCTTGCCACCTTCCCGGACCGCCACGGGATCGACGCCCTCCTGGACAAACTGCTGGCGGAGTCCCTGGTCTCCCCCGCGGCCGTGGCCGATCCCGGCGTGGAGCTGGTGCGGAGGCGTTCGGCCGACGGGCAGAGTTTCCTGTTCGCCATCAACCACACCCGGGGGGAAGCGTCGGTTCGGGCGTCCGGCACGGAACTGCTGACGGGCGACGAATTTTCCGGCACAGTTCCAGCAGGTGGTGTTGCGGTCATCGCGGAGGCATAG
- a CDS encoding ABC transporter substrate-binding protein has product MPLFPRPAAAAKQRAGAPTSGALRHGRQGRTRKAGAVAAAVAAVMALSACGGGAAPQNADGTVELRFSWWGGDKRAQLTQEAIKQFEAENPKIKIKPEFGDWSGYWDKLATQVAANDAPDIIQMDEKYITEYSSRGALLDLSKYEIDTSKLDEAALNAGKGEKGLTGIAAGINAATILANPAVFQAAGVPLPDDTKWTWEDFGKIAADITAKSPKGTYGAAAYGTDEASLGVWLRQNGKSLYTSDGKLGFEPGDIAEWWAFLKKLSQEKAVPSASEVVEAEAAPLDQSGLATGRNGMAFWWSNQAPALEKASGGDLKILRFPTKTGSAADAELWYKASQFWSASSRTKHPQETAKFINFLTNNVKAGEALLADRGVYPNSDVRAAIQSKLTPADVKVVKFIDQIKDELGEAPAPPPKGAGAIQEIIKRYTSEVLFERLSPEDAGKKATDEMKSAISS; this is encoded by the coding sequence GTGCCGCTTTTTCCCCGTCCTGCAGCTGCTGCAAAGCAGCGGGCAGGGGCACCCACTTCAGGCGCACTGCGCCACGGCCGCCAAGGCCGAACCCGTAAAGCCGGCGCCGTTGCGGCTGCAGTTGCCGCCGTTATGGCCCTCAGTGCCTGCGGCGGGGGAGCAGCCCCCCAGAACGCGGACGGTACTGTCGAGCTCCGCTTCTCCTGGTGGGGCGGCGACAAGCGCGCCCAGCTCACCCAGGAAGCCATCAAGCAGTTCGAAGCAGAGAACCCCAAGATCAAGATCAAGCCGGAGTTCGGCGACTGGAGCGGATACTGGGACAAGCTGGCCACCCAGGTGGCGGCCAACGATGCTCCGGATATCATCCAGATGGACGAAAAGTACATCACCGAATATTCCAGCCGCGGGGCACTCCTGGACCTTTCCAAGTACGAGATCGACACTTCCAAACTTGACGAGGCTGCACTCAACGCCGGCAAGGGCGAGAAGGGCCTGACGGGCATTGCCGCCGGCATCAACGCCGCCACCATCCTGGCCAACCCGGCCGTCTTCCAGGCTGCCGGCGTCCCGCTTCCGGACGACACGAAGTGGACTTGGGAGGACTTCGGCAAGATCGCCGCCGACATCACCGCCAAGTCCCCCAAGGGAACCTACGGTGCGGCCGCCTATGGAACCGACGAGGCCTCCCTTGGCGTGTGGCTCCGGCAGAACGGCAAGTCCCTGTACACGTCGGACGGCAAGCTGGGCTTCGAGCCCGGGGACATCGCCGAATGGTGGGCCTTCCTGAAGAAGCTCAGCCAGGAGAAGGCCGTGCCTTCAGCCTCCGAGGTGGTGGAGGCCGAGGCCGCTCCGCTTGACCAGAGCGGGCTGGCGACCGGCAGGAACGGCATGGCCTTCTGGTGGTCCAACCAGGCCCCTGCCTTGGAAAAGGCCAGCGGCGGAGACCTGAAGATCCTGCGCTTCCCCACCAAGACGGGGTCCGCCGCCGACGCCGAGCTCTGGTACAAGGCGTCGCAGTTCTGGTCTGCTTCCTCCCGGACCAAGCACCCCCAGGAAACAGCAAAGTTCATCAACTTCCTGACCAACAACGTCAAGGCCGGTGAAGCACTCCTGGCGGACCGCGGCGTCTACCCGAACTCGGATGTCCGGGCAGCCATCCAGTCCAAGCTCACCCCTGCCGACGTCAAGGTGGTCAAGTTCATCGATCAAATCAAAGATGAGCTCGGGGAGGCCCCGGCGCCGCCGCCGAAGGGCGCCGGCGCCATCCAGGAAATCATCAAGCGGTACACATCGGAAGTCCTCTTCGAGCGGCTGTCCCCGGAGGACGCCGGCAAGAAGGCAACGGATGAAATGAAATCAGCTATCAGCAGCTAG
- a CDS encoding carbohydrate ABC transporter permease yields MTTKLETLPTPERKSAGAGKPNNRKPRVRESRGTLAFSRAQRGKSLMKHGILILAGALMIYPLLWMVVSSLRPNEMIFREPGLWLNSLEMSNYTSGWSALTHPFGHYMLNSAIVVIGSILGNLVSCSMAAYAFARLQFTGKRLFFGIMLLTIMLPFHVVIVPQYILFSQIGWVNTFWPLLVPKLLATDAFFVFLMVQFIRGIPRELDEAARIDGAGHPRIFLRVILPLMVPALATTTIFTFIWTWNDFFGALIYLTDPDMFTVPVALRAFVDSQSATSWGSLFAMSIVSLLPVFLVFLFGQRFLIKGIATTGIK; encoded by the coding sequence ATGACGACTAAGCTTGAGACGCTGCCCACCCCGGAGAGGAAGTCCGCCGGCGCCGGCAAGCCCAACAACCGCAAGCCCAGGGTCCGTGAGTCCCGGGGAACACTGGCCTTCAGCCGCGCGCAGCGAGGCAAATCGCTGATGAAGCACGGCATCCTCATCCTTGCCGGCGCCCTGATGATCTACCCGCTCCTGTGGATGGTGGTGTCCTCGCTCCGCCCCAATGAGATGATCTTCCGCGAGCCCGGCCTGTGGCTGAACAGCCTGGAAATGAGCAACTACACCTCGGGGTGGTCGGCCCTGACGCACCCGTTCGGCCACTACATGCTGAACTCGGCCATTGTGGTGATCGGCTCGATCCTGGGAAACCTGGTGTCGTGCTCCATGGCCGCCTACGCCTTCGCCCGGCTCCAGTTCACGGGCAAGCGGCTGTTTTTCGGCATCATGCTGCTGACCATCATGCTGCCGTTCCACGTGGTGATCGTTCCGCAGTACATCCTGTTTTCGCAGATCGGCTGGGTGAACACGTTCTGGCCGCTGCTGGTGCCGAAGCTGCTGGCGACGGACGCGTTCTTCGTCTTCCTGATGGTGCAGTTCATCCGCGGCATCCCCCGCGAACTCGATGAAGCAGCACGCATCGACGGCGCCGGCCATCCCCGCATCTTCCTGCGGGTCATCCTGCCGCTCATGGTGCCGGCACTGGCCACCACCACCATCTTCACCTTCATCTGGACCTGGAACGACTTCTTCGGGGCCCTGATCTACCTCACGGACCCCGATATGTTCACCGTCCCGGTGGCGCTGCGGGCCTTCGTTGATTCGCAGTCGGCCACAAGCTGGGGATCCCTGTTCGCCATGTCCATCGTCTCCCTGCTGCCGGTCTTCCTGGTGTTCCTCTTTGGCCAGCGGTTCCTGATCAAGGGCATCGCCACCACCGGCATCAAGTAA
- a CDS encoding carbohydrate ABC transporter permease: protein MSAISELSSITRRKGKATAAEKKANRRDNKAAYIFLLPWLVGLVAITIGPMLMSLYLSFTDYNLLQPPEWTGLHNFTRMLSDARLHNSLRVTFTYVFVGVPLQLAVALLIALVLDKGLRGLPFYRSVFYLPSLLGGSVAVAILWKQIFGTTGLVNQVLAMFGIQGPGWISDPSTALGSIILLHVWTFGAPMIIFLAGLRQIPNMYYEAAKVDGATTLQQFWRITLPMLSPIIFFNLVLQIIGSFQSFTQAFIVSGGNGGPSDSTMFFTLYLYQKGFGQFDMGYASAMAWVLLLIIGVFTAINFIASKYWVFYDD, encoded by the coding sequence GTGAGCGCCATCAGCGAACTCAGCTCCATCACCCGGCGGAAGGGCAAAGCCACCGCTGCTGAAAAGAAGGCCAACCGGCGGGACAACAAGGCCGCCTACATCTTCCTGCTGCCGTGGCTGGTGGGCCTGGTGGCCATCACCATCGGCCCCATGCTGATGTCCCTGTACCTGTCCTTTACGGACTACAACCTGCTCCAGCCGCCGGAATGGACGGGGCTGCACAACTTCACCCGAATGCTCAGCGACGCCCGGCTCCACAATTCACTGCGCGTGACGTTTACCTATGTCTTCGTGGGCGTTCCGCTGCAGCTGGCTGTGGCGCTGTTGATCGCCCTCGTCCTGGACAAGGGGCTTCGCGGCCTTCCGTTCTACCGCTCGGTGTTCTACTTGCCGTCGCTCCTGGGCGGCTCCGTGGCCGTTGCCATCCTGTGGAAGCAGATCTTCGGCACCACCGGCCTGGTCAACCAGGTCCTGGCCATGTTCGGCATCCAGGGTCCGGGCTGGATCTCGGATCCCAGCACGGCGCTGGGATCGATCATCCTGCTGCACGTCTGGACCTTCGGCGCCCCCATGATCATCTTCCTGGCGGGCCTGCGGCAGATCCCCAACATGTACTACGAGGCCGCCAAGGTTGACGGCGCCACCACGCTGCAGCAGTTCTGGCGGATCACCCTGCCGATGCTGAGTCCGATCATCTTCTTCAACCTGGTGCTGCAGATCATCGGTTCATTCCAGTCGTTCACCCAGGCGTTCATTGTCTCGGGCGGCAACGGCGGCCCATCCGACTCCACCATGTTCTTCACGCTGTACCTCTACCAAAAGGGCTTCGGCCAGTTCGACATGGGCTACGCGTCGGCCATGGCATGGGTACTGCTGCTCATCATCGGTGTCTTCACCGCCATCAACTTCATCGCTTCTAAGTATTGGGTTTTCTATGACGACTAA